A region from the Polaribacter sp. Hel1_33_78 genome encodes:
- a CDS encoding TetR/AcrR family transcriptional regulator — protein sequence MRNKILEKSNELFLNLGFKSVTMDEIASSLGVSKKTLYKYFSNKTALIDAVTEYMFNTICCSIDTICAQELNPIDELFHIKRVVTEHLKDEKSSPLYQLQKYYPEIYTSLKQKQILIMRTTIQDNLERGVQLGLFRSSIDVDFISRIYFSGILGIKDQQIFPLKKYSMNTLTSLYLEYHLRGIITDKGVKILENQLKLK from the coding sequence ATGAGAAACAAAATATTAGAAAAATCAAATGAACTATTCTTAAACCTTGGCTTTAAGAGTGTTACAATGGATGAAATTGCAAGTTCTCTTGGTGTTTCTAAAAAGACGCTTTACAAGTATTTTAGCAATAAAACGGCTTTAATTGATGCAGTTACCGAATATATGTTTAACACTATTTGTTGTAGTATAGATACTATATGTGCTCAAGAATTAAACCCGATTGACGAATTGTTTCATATCAAACGTGTGGTAACAGAACATTTAAAGGACGAAAAATCATCACCTTTATATCAACTTCAAAAATATTATCCAGAAATATATACCTCTTTAAAACAAAAACAAATTCTAATAATGCGAACCACTATTCAGGATAATTTAGAAAGAGGGGTACAATTGGGCTTATTTAGAAGCTCTATTGATGTTGATTTTATTAGTAGAATTTATTTTAGTGGAATACTTGGTATTAAAGATCAACAGATATTTCCATTAAAAAAATATTCTATGAATACGTTAACCAGTCTTTATTTAGAATACCATTTAAGAGGAATTATTACAGACAAAGGAGTTAAAATACTAGAAAATCAATTAAAACTGAAATAA
- a CDS encoding polyprenyl synthetase family protein: MDILHYQQEFLNYLQSKKWIKDPKNLYEPIDYILHLGGKRMRPILTLMAADIFSSNYKKALPAALAVEIFHNFTLVHDDIMDDAPLRRGKATVHEKWDISTGILSGDAMLILAYQYFENYEPIIFQKLAKLFSKTALEVCDGQQLDVDFETRKDVTIDEYINMIRLKTSVLVAAALKMGAIVAETNELDANLIYDFGLNLGLAFQLQDDYLDTFGDAATFGKQIGGDIIENKKTYLYLKALEVANEEDKQKLLFFYQQKLEDNSIKIAEVTRIFELNDMPVLIKDKIENYTEKAFNTLSKMSISQENKENLKNFGLWLMNRTV; this comes from the coding sequence TTGGACATTTTACATTATCAACAAGAATTTTTAAACTACTTGCAATCTAAAAAATGGATTAAAGATCCTAAAAATTTATACGAGCCAATAGATTATATTTTGCATTTAGGCGGTAAAAGAATGCGCCCTATTTTAACCTTAATGGCTGCAGATATTTTTTCTTCTAATTATAAAAAAGCACTACCCGCAGCTTTGGCAGTCGAGATATTTCATAATTTTACTTTGGTACATGACGATATTATGGATGATGCGCCTCTTAGAAGAGGAAAAGCAACCGTTCATGAAAAATGGGATATTAGCACAGGAATACTCTCTGGTGATGCAATGCTTATTTTAGCATATCAATATTTTGAAAATTATGAGCCTATAATTTTTCAGAAATTAGCAAAGTTATTTAGTAAAACTGCATTAGAGGTTTGTGATGGACAGCAATTAGATGTTGATTTTGAAACAAGAAAAGATGTTACTATTGATGAATATATAAATATGATTCGTTTAAAAACATCAGTTTTGGTTGCTGCTGCATTAAAAATGGGCGCAATTGTAGCAGAAACAAATGAACTAGATGCTAATTTAATTTATGATTTTGGATTGAATTTAGGCTTGGCTTTTCAGTTACAAGATGATTATTTAGATACTTTTGGAGATGCAGCAACTTTTGGAAAGCAAATAGGAGGTGATATTATTGAGAATAAAAAAACATATCTATACCTCAAAGCATTAGAAGTGGCTAATGAAGAAGATAAACAAAAACTGTTGTTTTTTTATCAGCAGAAATTAGAAGATAATTCTATTAAAATTGCAGAAGTAACTCGAATTTTCGAGTTAAATGATATGCCCGTTTTAATCAAAGATAAAATAGAAAATTATACAGAAAAGGCATTTAATACCTTATCAAAAATGTCTATTAGCCAAGAAAACAAAGAAAACCTTAAGAACTTTGGTTTGTGGCTAATGAATAGAACCGTGTAA
- a CDS encoding TolC family protein encodes MKKLILICLSTCFFLATSAQEKTMQLSLQEAINFALENSYNAKAAKNDIKSAKEIVWETTAIGLPQINAKVDYQNFLKQPVSLLPAAAFDNRESVVETVEDFFDITRQTSPEAPDGFIPVVFGTKQNLNASVTLTQLIFDGSYLVGLQASRTFLKVSKQANEKTALLTREAVVNAYGNVLVTENSISILESNIKILQKNYEDAKKIYENGFNEEEDVEQLEITLGNIKSQLNSVKRMKGIAYQMLNLSLGSPINTKLILTDSLDGLAENNINLDLINSEFNFSDHIDFKISENDRETKRLMMKLEQSKALPSLSAFVNYGRQAFSDSFSFFNNNQQWFGSSLLGVSLNIPVFSSFSRKSKTAQAKIALENSDIRLKETKQRLSLMAEKAKSEYQLSIENYNTSKRNVGLAERIEKKQRIKFFEGISSSFDLLQAQNQLYNQQQTYIQSMLDVIAKKATLENALNLPIK; translated from the coding sequence ATGAAAAAATTAATTTTAATATGCTTAAGTACTTGTTTTTTCTTAGCAACCAGCGCACAAGAAAAAACGATGCAACTATCTCTACAAGAAGCTATTAATTTTGCTCTTGAAAATAGTTACAATGCAAAAGCAGCAAAAAACGACATTAAATCTGCTAAAGAAATTGTTTGGGAAACAACGGCTATTGGTTTACCGCAGATCAATGCAAAAGTAGATTACCAAAACTTTTTAAAACAACCCGTTTCTTTATTACCCGCTGCTGCATTTGATAACAGGGAGTCCGTAGTAGAAACTGTAGAAGATTTCTTTGATATTACGAGACAAACCAGTCCAGAAGCCCCTGATGGGTTTATACCTGTCGTTTTTGGCACAAAACAAAACTTGAATGCCTCCGTTACTTTAACGCAATTAATCTTTGATGGGTCTTACTTAGTAGGCTTGCAAGCTTCAAGAACATTTTTAAAAGTTTCTAAACAAGCCAATGAAAAAACAGCTCTTCTTACAAGAGAGGCTGTTGTTAATGCATACGGAAATGTATTAGTGACCGAAAACAGTATTTCTATTTTAGAAAGTAATATTAAAATTCTTCAAAAAAATTATGAAGATGCTAAAAAAATATATGAAAACGGATTTAATGAAGAAGAAGACGTAGAGCAATTAGAAATTACTTTAGGGAATATAAAAAGTCAGCTGAATAGTGTCAAAAGGATGAAAGGCATCGCTTATCAAATGTTAAACCTTTCTTTAGGAAGTCCTATAAACACAAAACTAATTTTAACTGATTCTTTAGATGGTTTAGCAGAAAATAATATCAATTTAGATTTAATTAATTCAGAATTTAACTTCTCTGATCACATAGATTTTAAAATTTCTGAGAATGACAGAGAAACAAAAAGATTAATGATGAAGTTAGAACAAAGCAAAGCTTTACCAAGTTTAAGTGCCTTTGTTAATTACGGTAGACAAGCATTTTCAGATTCTTTTTCATTTTTCAATAATAATCAGCAATGGTTCGGCTCCTCTCTTTTAGGTGTAAGTTTAAATATTCCTGTTTTTAGCAGTTTCTCACGAAAATCTAAAACAGCACAAGCAAAAATTGCATTAGAAAATTCTGATATTCGATTAAAAGAGACAAAGCAACGTTTAAGTTTAATGGCAGAAAAAGCAAAAAGTGAATATCAACTAAGTATAGAAAATTATAACACTTCAAAGAGAAATGTTGGTTTAGCAGAAAGAATAGAGAAGAAACAACGTATTAAATTCTTTGAAGGAATATCGTCTAGTTTCGATTTGTTACAAGCACAAAACCAATTATACAATCAACAACAAACCTACATACAATCTATGTTGGATGTAATTGCTAAAAAAGCAACATTAGAAAACGCATTAAACTTACCAATTAAATAA
- a CDS encoding VCBS repeat-containing protein, whose product MKQKLNYKFYLLIVFIFILCVRCSTKQEQKNNTLFNLVESEKTNIHFKNTVKENLYFNFLNYPYIYNGGGVAVGDINNDGLEDVYFTSNQESNKLYLNQGNLEFKDITIKAKVSDEIGWTTGVAIIDINNDGWLDIYVCKSGSLKSHQNRKNKLFINQKNNTFKESAAKYGLDHFGFSTQAYFFDFDNDKDLDMYLVNHRQDFRNNVILDQRIQETKEDYNSDQLFRNDGDSFTNITKEAGILNKAWGLSASIGDFNNDNLPDVFVANDFLEPDFLYINQGNGTFKDEALKHFNHISSNSMGSDFADINNDLRPDLVVLDMMAEDHIRGKENMATMSISNFHQLVDMGYHHQYMSNMLQLNNGNGTFSEIGQLAGIAKTDWSWAPLIADFDNDGFNDVFVTNGIEHDLSNQDFRNQIRDNIRNRKKVSLDQAINMMPSHKLSNYIFKNNKDLTFENTSKKWGLDAKINSNGAVYADLDNDGDLDLVLNNQAEEASIYRNNSDKNFITFSLIGSAKNTSGIGVNVTVFSDELQQSKQQFLSRGFQSSMSNKLHFGLGENMKVDSVLVDWKNGKTQNLTNIKINSNVKIDYKNAAKNRRISDSKTSLFEQVSPSDIGINFQQKENNFNDFKKQILLPQKQSEMSSPLVVGDVNNDGLDDFFVGNSKDEKAALYVQKKGGEFVETNQKLFNSDKIFEDTDAKFIDIDNDNDLDLYVTSGGYDVDSNSKLLQDRVYINNGKGHYKKGILPTMLTNTKGIAFSDFDKDGDLDVFVGSRVKHGQYPLSDKPYFLENKKGKYTNVIDEKFDDISTLKMINDAIFSDFDNDGDQDLIVVGEWMPVTFFENKDNKFYQKEIKSVSNINGWFQTITASDLDEDGSVDYIIGNWGKNNKFHPTKEKPLHIYADYFDDNSSFDIALSKVSKTGDLLPIRGKECSTQQTPFLGDKVKTFKEFATSTMPEIYGSKKLEKASHFEAHSFASFILKRKGDGNFEIQELPNEAQFSPTLGVEITDINSDGFLDIFGVGNINESEVETIKYDASKGYVLFGNKEGKFTYINDKSYYSNKEVKTIKKIAIDGVLHFIKLNKNNKLSLLKVKDVK is encoded by the coding sequence ATGAAACAAAAACTAAATTATAAATTTTATCTTCTAATAGTATTTATTTTCATTTTATGTGTTCGTTGTTCAACAAAGCAAGAACAAAAAAACAATACCCTTTTTAATTTAGTTGAATCCGAAAAAACAAACATTCATTTTAAAAATACGGTTAAAGAAAACCTCTATTTCAATTTTCTAAACTACCCTTACATTTACAATGGTGGTGGAGTTGCGGTTGGAGATATTAATAATGATGGTTTAGAAGATGTGTATTTTACCTCTAATCAAGAATCCAACAAATTATACTTAAATCAAGGAAATTTAGAATTTAAGGATATTACTATAAAAGCAAAAGTTTCTGATGAAATTGGTTGGACAACAGGCGTTGCAATAATCGATATTAATAATGATGGTTGGTTAGATATTTATGTTTGTAAATCTGGTTCCTTAAAAAGTCATCAAAATAGAAAGAACAAGCTTTTTATCAATCAAAAAAATAATACATTTAAAGAAAGTGCTGCAAAATATGGTTTAGATCATTTTGGCTTTTCTACTCAAGCTTATTTTTTTGACTTTGATAATGATAAAGATTTAGATATGTACTTGGTAAATCATCGTCAAGATTTTAGAAATAATGTAATTTTAGATCAAAGGATTCAAGAAACTAAAGAAGATTATAATTCTGATCAATTGTTTAGAAATGATGGAGATTCCTTTACAAACATTACCAAAGAAGCAGGGATTTTAAATAAAGCATGGGGCCTAAGCGCTTCAATTGGTGATTTTAATAACGATAACTTACCAGATGTATTTGTTGCCAATGATTTTTTAGAACCTGATTTTTTGTATATCAATCAAGGAAATGGAACTTTTAAGGATGAAGCTTTAAAGCATTTTAATCACATTTCCTCAAATAGTATGGGATCTGATTTTGCTGATATTAATAATGATTTACGTCCGGATTTAGTTGTCCTAGATATGATGGCTGAAGATCATATTCGCGGAAAAGAAAACATGGCAACCATGAGTATTTCTAATTTTCATCAATTAGTAGATATGGGGTATCACCATCAATATATGTCTAACATGTTGCAGTTAAATAATGGAAATGGAACGTTTTCTGAGATTGGGCAATTGGCCGGAATTGCAAAAACAGATTGGAGTTGGGCGCCATTAATTGCTGATTTTGATAATGATGGTTTTAATGACGTGTTCGTTACAAACGGAATTGAGCATGATTTATCGAATCAAGATTTTAGAAATCAAATAAGAGACAATATTAGAAATCGTAAGAAAGTTTCTTTAGACCAGGCAATAAATATGATGCCTTCTCATAAATTGAGTAATTATATATTTAAAAACAATAAAGATTTAACTTTTGAAAATACTTCTAAAAAATGGGGATTAGATGCCAAAATAAACTCTAATGGAGCTGTCTATGCAGATTTAGATAATGATGGAGATTTAGATTTAGTTCTAAATAACCAGGCAGAAGAAGCATCAATTTACAGAAATAATTCTGATAAAAATTTTATCACTTTTTCTTTAATAGGAAGTGCTAAAAACACCTCAGGAATTGGAGTAAATGTAACGGTCTTTTCTGATGAGTTACAACAATCTAAACAACAGTTTTTAAGTAGAGGGTTTCAATCTTCAATGAGTAATAAATTGCATTTCGGTTTAGGAGAAAATATGAAAGTTGATAGTGTTCTGGTTGATTGGAAAAATGGAAAAACACAAAACTTAACAAATATTAAAATCAATTCAAATGTGAAAATTGATTATAAGAATGCTGCTAAAAATAGGCGTATTTCCGATTCTAAAACTAGTTTATTTGAACAAGTAAGTCCCTCCGATATTGGAATAAATTTTCAACAAAAAGAAAATAATTTCAATGATTTCAAAAAACAAATATTATTACCTCAAAAACAATCAGAAATGAGTTCACCTCTTGTTGTTGGAGATGTAAATAATGATGGTTTAGATGATTTTTTTGTTGGAAACTCTAAAGATGAAAAAGCAGCTTTGTATGTTCAAAAGAAAGGTGGTGAATTTGTAGAAACGAATCAGAAATTATTCAATTCAGATAAAATTTTTGAAGATACTGATGCCAAATTTATTGATATTGATAATGACAATGATTTAGATTTATATGTTACTTCTGGAGGTTATGATGTTGATTCAAATAGCAAATTGCTTCAAGATAGAGTTTATATAAACAATGGAAAAGGTCATTATAAAAAAGGTATACTTCCAACTATGTTAACCAACACAAAAGGTATTGCATTTTCAGATTTTGATAAAGATGGTGATCTAGATGTTTTTGTAGGAAGTAGAGTAAAACATGGTCAATATCCACTTTCTGACAAACCTTATTTCTTAGAAAATAAGAAAGGAAAATACACTAATGTTATTGATGAAAAGTTTGATGATATTTCTACCCTAAAAATGATAAATGACGCTATTTTTTCTGATTTTGATAATGATGGTGATCAAGACTTAATTGTTGTTGGAGAATGGATGCCTGTTACATTCTTTGAGAATAAAGACAACAAGTTTTATCAAAAAGAAATTAAAAGTGTTTCTAATATAAATGGTTGGTTTCAGACGATTACAGCATCCGATTTAGACGAAGATGGTTCTGTTGATTACATTATTGGTAATTGGGGAAAGAACAATAAGTTTCATCCAACAAAAGAAAAACCATTACATATTTACGCAGATTATTTTGATGATAATTCCAGCTTTGATATTGCTTTGAGTAAGGTCTCAAAAACAGGAGATTTATTGCCAATTCGTGGTAAAGAATGTTCTACTCAACAAACCCCTTTTTTAGGCGATAAAGTAAAAACTTTTAAAGAATTTGCTACTTCGACAATGCCAGAAATATATGGTTCAAAAAAATTAGAAAAAGCAAGTCATTTTGAAGCTCATAGTTTTGCATCTTTCATTTTAAAAAGAAAAGGAGATGGAAATTTTGAAATACAAGAATTACCCAATGAAGCGCAATTTTCTCCAACATTAGGTGTTGAAATTACAGATATAAATAGTGATGGTTTTTTAGATATTTTTGGTGTTGGAAATATTAACGAATCTGAAGTCGAAACTATAAAATATGATGCTTCTAAAGGGTATGTTTTATTTGGAAATAAAGAAGGTAAATTTACTTATATAAATGATAAAAGTTATTATAGCAATAAAGAAGTAAAAACAATAAAAAAAATAGCTATTGATGGTGTATTACATTTTATTAAACTAAATAAGAATAATAAATTATCTCTGTTAAAGGTCAAGGATGTAAAATAA
- the nhaC gene encoding Na+/H+ antiporter NhaC, protein MKPNTPKTYQLLLPLLFLFILISFGLVIGPNYLEMKPFPLEIIFLLAAIFSAIELMILGYKWKDIQEAVVKKIAQGFPVILIFFSIGLLIGSWIISGTIPMLVYYGIELINPDYIYLIAFVVPIIFSLLTGTSWGSVGTIGVVIIGIAAIANVDLGITAGAIIGGAYFGDKMSPLSDTTNLAAAATEVKLYDHIQSMMYTTIPSAIIAAIIFFSLTFIYPSSSAVNSEVATQTTLSTIDTMFQFNFLLIIPPIVILYGSLTRKPTVPVMLVSALSACFLALFIQDFSLENLIQTLLKGYHVDMAIWMTGIPENVSVLFNRGGLYALNEAIFFTFMVFIFIGILDMVKAMPNIVNIVFKKVKKRWTLIISSLLATAFTNAFTSNQSATSFIIGDAFKPAYDKLKVSRKVLSRSIEDYGTMIETLIPWHASTLFVVATLGVPLADYWHWQLLTLINIFVAPLLAITGIGCFHKKDSKK, encoded by the coding sequence TTGAAACCAAATACACCAAAAACATATCAGCTTTTATTACCATTATTATTTCTATTTATACTGATTTCTTTTGGGTTAGTCATTGGGCCTAATTATTTAGAGATGAAACCATTTCCGCTCGAAATAATTTTTCTTTTGGCAGCAATTTTTTCTGCTATTGAGTTGATGATTTTAGGTTATAAATGGAAAGATATCCAAGAGGCTGTAGTAAAAAAAATAGCACAAGGTTTTCCTGTAATTCTCATTTTCTTTTCAATTGGGTTATTAATTGGATCTTGGATTATTTCTGGTACAATACCAATGTTAGTGTATTATGGAATTGAATTAATAAATCCAGATTATATTTATTTAATCGCCTTTGTTGTGCCAATAATTTTCTCATTATTAACTGGCACTTCTTGGGGTTCTGTTGGTACCATTGGTGTTGTAATTATTGGTATTGCTGCCATAGCAAATGTAGATTTAGGAATAACAGCAGGCGCTATTATTGGAGGAGCGTATTTTGGAGATAAAATGTCACCATTATCAGACACTACAAATTTGGCAGCAGCAGCTACAGAAGTAAAATTATACGATCATATTCAATCAATGATGTATACAACCATTCCTTCTGCAATTATTGCAGCTATTATCTTTTTTAGTTTAACTTTTATTTATCCTTCCTCATCAGCCGTAAATAGCGAAGTTGCTACTCAAACTACATTGTCTACAATAGATACAATGTTTCAGTTTAATTTCTTGTTAATTATACCACCAATCGTTATTCTGTATGGTTCTTTAACAAGAAAACCAACTGTTCCTGTAATGCTTGTTTCAGCTTTATCAGCTTGTTTTTTAGCCTTGTTTATTCAAGATTTTTCTTTAGAAAATCTTATTCAAACATTACTAAAGGGATATCATGTAGATATGGCAATTTGGATGACAGGTATACCAGAAAACGTATCTGTATTATTTAATAGAGGAGGATTATATGCTTTAAATGAAGCTATCTTTTTCACGTTCATGGTTTTTATATTTATAGGGATTTTAGACATGGTAAAAGCAATGCCAAACATAGTTAATATTGTTTTTAAAAAGGTGAAAAAACGATGGACTTTAATTATTTCATCACTACTGGCAACTGCTTTTACAAATGCATTTACATCTAATCAAAGTGCAACTAGTTTTATTATTGGTGATGCATTTAAACCTGCTTATGATAAATTAAAAGTCTCACGAAAAGTGCTTTCTAGGTCTATTGAAGATTATGGAACTATGATAGAAACATTAATTCCATGGCATGCTTCAACATTATTTGTTGTGGCAACTTTAGGTGTTCCATTGGCAGATTATTGGCATTGGCAATTATTAACCTTAATAAATATATTTGTAGCACCATTGTTAGCAATAACAGGAATTGGTTGTTTTCATAAAAAAGATTCTAAGAAATAA
- a CDS encoding PLP-dependent aspartate aminotransferase family protein — translation MNEKKIETFLSHDGKKAHSHGAVVPPIYQNSLFTMKDWDDIDKAFDDRTNNYIYSRGNNPSAKIVEDKLATICGGDSAKLFASGMGAVSAVMLSCIQKGSHVITVKNIYGPANNLLQSYFKPKFDIEITYISGTDIAEFENAIQPNTSLIYLESPSSVVLSLQDLEAVARLAKKHQIKTAIDNTWASPIFQKPLKFGIDFEIHSCSKYIGGHSDVVAGAVIGDKADMESLFTKEFELFGAKIAPFEAWLLLRSLRTLKIRMDQHQKSGLAVADFLENHPKIAKVNFPGLKSFPQYELAKKQMSGTTGLISFQLKTTDLDKVKSFFNGLELFQIGVSWGGHESLIYAPAISYLKELNEDQFKGLGISLGDMRISVGLESAEDLINDLSQSLSKI, via the coding sequence ATGAACGAAAAAAAGATTGAAACTTTTTTGTCTCACGATGGAAAAAAAGCACATAGTCATGGAGCAGTTGTTCCTCCTATTTATCAAAATTCATTATTTACCATGAAAGATTGGGATGATATTGACAAAGCTTTTGATGACAGGACTAACAACTATATTTATTCAAGAGGAAACAATCCATCAGCAAAAATTGTTGAAGATAAATTAGCGACAATTTGTGGTGGAGATTCTGCAAAACTTTTTGCCTCTGGAATGGGAGCTGTAAGTGCTGTTATGCTTTCGTGTATCCAAAAAGGGAGTCATGTTATTACTGTAAAAAACATTTACGGACCAGCAAATAATTTATTACAATCGTATTTTAAACCCAAGTTTGATATTGAAATCACCTATATCTCTGGTACTGATATTGCTGAGTTTGAAAATGCGATTCAACCTAATACATCATTAATTTATTTGGAGAGTCCATCATCTGTAGTTTTAAGTTTACAAGATTTAGAGGCTGTTGCAAGGTTGGCAAAAAAACATCAAATAAAAACGGCAATAGACAATACTTGGGCTTCTCCTATTTTTCAGAAGCCATTAAAATTCGGAATTGATTTTGAAATTCATTCGTGTTCTAAATATATTGGAGGTCATAGTGATGTGGTTGCTGGGGCAGTTATAGGCGATAAAGCTGATATGGAAAGTTTGTTTACAAAAGAGTTTGAGCTTTTTGGAGCTAAAATTGCTCCTTTTGAAGCTTGGTTGTTATTACGAAGTTTACGAACGCTTAAAATCAGAATGGATCAGCATCAAAAAAGTGGTTTAGCGGTTGCCGATTTTTTAGAAAATCATCCAAAAATTGCCAAAGTCAACTTTCCAGGATTAAAAAGTTTTCCTCAATACGAATTGGCAAAAAAGCAAATGTCTGGAACTACAGGATTAATTAGTTTTCAGTTAAAAACTACAGATTTAGACAAAGTAAAATCGTTCTTTAACGGATTAGAACTATTCCAAATTGGCGTAAGTTGGGGAGGGCATGAAAGTTTAATTTATGCACCTGCAATTAGTTACTTAAAAGAACTAAACGAAGATCAATTTAAAGGACTTGGAATTAGCTTAGGAGATATGAGAATTTCTGTAGGACTCGAATCTGCTGAAGATTTAATCAATGATCTTTCTCAGAGTTTATCAAAAATTTAA
- a CDS encoding N-acetylglucosamine kinase, producing the protein MILIAESGSTKCDWVLFYSSNSSPKRIRTKGLNPAILKKKELKKIISDNKELSEHSHLVTSIYFFGAGCNTSKSKNKVQLILSSCFKKATSIVEEDTMAAVYATTKTPAVVCILGTGSNCCYFNGKSIHSKAPSLGFLVMDEGSGNYFGKELLKAHYYKQMPEELRIIFKEQFDLKEKNVIKKLYQSKTPNKYLANFAIFLFDNIEHPFMKKILNEGMDKFVENHILQYSKELETVPLHFVGSISFYAKKNIENILNKRGLKGTSFVQRPIDNLIERIKQDHLIS; encoded by the coding sequence ATGATTTTAATAGCAGAAAGTGGTTCTACAAAATGTGATTGGGTATTATTCTATTCATCAAATTCTTCTCCAAAAAGAATTAGGACTAAAGGGCTAAACCCTGCTATATTAAAAAAAAAAGAGTTAAAAAAAATCATTTCAGATAATAAGGAGCTCTCAGAACATAGTCATTTAGTTACATCAATTTACTTTTTTGGAGCTGGTTGTAATACATCAAAAAGTAAAAACAAAGTGCAACTAATTTTAAGTTCATGTTTTAAAAAAGCTACATCAATTGTAGAAGAAGATACTATGGCTGCTGTTTATGCAACTACCAAAACACCAGCTGTAGTTTGTATTTTAGGCACAGGTTCTAATTGCTGCTATTTTAATGGAAAATCAATTCACTCCAAAGCCCCATCGTTAGGTTTTTTAGTTATGGATGAAGGAAGCGGAAACTACTTTGGAAAAGAGCTTTTAAAAGCTCATTACTACAAGCAGATGCCAGAAGAATTAAGAATTATTTTTAAAGAACAGTTTGACCTAAAAGAGAAAAATGTTATTAAGAAACTATATCAATCAAAAACACCTAACAAGTATTTAGCGAACTTTGCTATTTTTCTATTCGACAATATAGAACATCCATTCATGAAAAAAATATTAAATGAGGGAATGGATAAATTTGTAGAAAACCATATATTACAATATTCAAAAGAATTGGAAACTGTTCCACTTCATTTTGTCGGTTCAATAAGTTTTTATGCAAAAAAAAATATTGAAAACATATTAAATAAAAGAGGTTTAAAAGGAACTAGTTTTGTCCAAAGACCTATAGACAATTTAATTGAACGCATAAAACAAGATCATTTAATTAGCTAA